From the Myripristis murdjan chromosome 14, fMyrMur1.1, whole genome shotgun sequence genome, one window contains:
- the ncbp3 gene encoding nuclear cap-binding protein subunit 3 gives MAAVRSLRVSVKSDSGSDRSDSDSDSESDREARESEPMEVEEGELEAEDISVNRSLKELLPDTSRRYENKAGAFITGIDVNSKEAIERKEKRARRFHVCLAQRSVVLDKDVLKTAIPRVRLEAVHVTGVDDMSTQDVFGYFKEYPPAHIEWIDDTSCNVVWLDDITSTRALINSSRMPDLEAVTTEMSSKPSEPSKGRRGECSDEDEDDEEEGEVEEEAEKKSSEEIEAKESDTEQKSTERTQVSDLSQAETESLLRNDLRPAIKPFKGNKLFLRFATQDDKKEPGAARRSRYYMKYGNPNYGGMKGILSNSWKRRYHTRRIQRDVIKSKKPLIGDSMGHTPPYTHRHSADLVNLPEEPIKEEEEEEEEEEERAEEDMDSDDRVVEYKERGLRSAGAGLRGRAGRSPSPWSESDEMDYDLELKMISTPSPKKSMKMTMYADELESHLKSIRNSVRSDGGSASSSAGSSAGSSAGGSAGGVRNRIGSSSMSRTKSTSPSKVTDVRQLLEEKRQGLSQHRQQQQQQQQQQQRPPLATASKTDVRQRLGKRRYSPDRRRSASPVSHRDTPPAREPISDVHSRLGVASQDARGHYSSSSKERKTGLWSRLGSADDDSRAEHDRRPSVRASGLFSSSRLGGADGVSSGGGSRRRGQQREEEDDEEEEEEDDSTLQKVWGAMIKEKQEQLSHRMKKSRLDNLPSLQIEISRDSSDESEP, from the exons GACACGAGTCGGCGCTACGAGAACAAAGCCGGGGCGTTCATCACCGGGATCGACGTCAACTCCAAG gagGCCatagagaggaaggagaagcgTGCGAGGCGGTTCCACGTGTGCCTTGCTCAGAGGAGCGTCGTGCTCGATAAAGACGTGCTGAAGACAG ccaTCCCCAGGGTGCGTCTGGAGGCGGTCCATGTGACGGGCGTGGACGACATGAGCACGCAGGACGTCTTCGGATACTTCAAGGAGTATCCACCTGCTCACATCGAGTGGATCGATGACACTTCCT GCAACGTGGTGTGGCTGGATGACATCACGTCCACCCGGGCGCTCATCAACAGCAGCCGCATGCCCGACCTGGAGGCCGTTACCACGGAGATGAGCAGCAAGCCCAGCGAGCCCAGCAAAG gtcgGCGGGGTGAATGctcagatgaggatgaggatgatgaagaggagggggaggtggaggaggaggcagagaagaagagcagcgAGGAGATCGAAGCTAAAGAGAGCGACACCGAGCAGAAGAGCACCGAGCGCACCCAG GTGTCAGACCTCTCTCAGGCTGAAACAGAGTCTCTGCTCAGAAACGACCTGCGGCCGGCCATCAAACCTTTTAAAGGCAACAAGCTGTTCCTGCGCTTTGCCACAcagg ACGATAAGAAGGAGCCGGGCGCCGCTCGCCGCAGCCGATACTACATGAAGTACGGAAACCCCAACTACGGAGGCATGAAGGGCATCCTGAGCAActcctg gAAGAGGAGGTATCACACCCGCAGGATCCAGAGAGATGTCATCAAGAGCAAGAAGCCTCTGATTGGTGACAGCATGGGACACACCCCGCCGTACACACACCGCCActctg CCGACCTGGTGAACCTGCCAGAGGAGCCCatcaaggaggaggaggaggaggaggaggaggaggaggagcgggccGAGGAGGACATGGACTCGGACGACAGGGTGGTGGAGTACAAGGAGCGAGGGCTGCGCTCGGCGGGGGCGGGGCTCCGCGGCCGGGCGGGGCGCTCGCCCTCGCCCTGGTCCGAGTCGGACGAGATGGACTACGACCTGGAGCTGAAGATGATCTCCACGCCGTCGCCCAAGAAGAGCATGAAGATGACCATGTACGCCGACGAGCTGGAGAGCCACCTGAAGAGCATACG GAACTCGGTGCGGAGCGACGGCGGCTCGGCCAGCAGCTCGGCTGGCAGCTCGGCCGGCAGCTCGGCCGGCGGCTCGGCCGGCGGCGTCAGAAACCGAATCGGCAGCAGCTCCATGAGCAGGACCAAAAGCACGTCGCCCAGCAAGGTGACGGACGTcaggcagctgctggaggagaagaggcagGGCCTGTCCCAGcaccggcagcagcagcagcagcagcagcagcagcagcagcgccccCCGCTGGCCACCGCCTCTAAGACAG ACGTGAGGCAGCGGTTGGGGAAGAGGCGTTACTCTCCGGACAGACGACGCTCCGCCTCCCCCGTCTCCCACAGAGACACGCCCCCGGCCCGAGAGCCAATCAGTGACGTGCACAGCAGACTGGGCGTGGCCAGCCAAGACGCCAGAGGCCATTACTCCAGTTCAtccaaagagagaaagacag GCCTGTGGAGCCGCCTCGGCTCCGCCGACGACGACAGCAGAGCCGAGCACGACCGCCGGCCGAGCGTCCGGGCGTCtggcctcttctcctcctccaggctggGCGGCGCCGATGGTgtcagcagcggcggcggcagcaggaGGCGGGGCCAGCAgcgggaagaggaggatgacgaggaggaggaggaggaggacgactcGACGCTGCAGAAGGTGTGGGGAGCGATGATCAAGGAGAAGCAGGAGCAGCTCTCCCACCGCATGAAGAAGAGCCGGCTGGACAACCTGCCGTCGCTGCAGATCGAGATCAGCCGCGACAGCAGCGACGAGTCGGAGCCATGA